The following is a genomic window from Candidatus Xiphinematobacter sp. Idaho Grape.
GCCGCCAAAAACTACCGATACGTAACTGTGGTCACGGACCCTGCAGACTATGCGAGCGTGCTAGAAGACCTTGAAACAAATGCTGGGGAAACAACATGCAAACTGCGCAAAAGACTTGCCGCTAAAGCCTTCTCCACCACATCCTCTTACGACGCTGGTATTACCAAGTACCTCAGCCAGGAACAAGAAGCCCACAACAGATTTATGCTGGATCTACCCCTCGCCTGTTGCCTAAGTTACGGGGAAAATCCCCACCAGAACGCAAAACTCTACGGGTCATTTTTCGATTATGTCGATAAACTTCATGGTAGGGAACTTTCCTACAACAACATCCTGGACATTAGTAGCGCGGTGGCACTGATTGTAGAGTTTACTGAACCAACTATAGCCATTCTAAAGCACACAAACCCCTGCGGGGTGGGCTCCGATTCTGACCTTAAGGGGGCTTGGATGAAAGCCTTTTCCACGGATCGGCTGGCATCCTTCGGTGGGGTTGTCGTCATAAACCGTCCAATCACCCTCGCACTAGCGCAAGCTATTGCAGAAGTCTTTATCGAGGTTATTATCGCCACAGGCTTTGAAACAGGAGCCCTCTCACTTCTACAGAGGAGGAAAAATCTCCGCCTCATGCGGATACTTCAACGGCCTCCCATGGACACGTGGGAAGCCCATTCTGTAGCAGGAGGTATGCTTATTCAGGACATGGATCCGCCCAATGTGGGTGGGTTAGGACATAAAGTAGTTTCCTCTCGTCCTCCCGATCCAAGGGAAATAGAAGCCATGTCATTCGGATGGAAAGTCGTTAAGCATGTTAAGTCTAACGCCATTGTCTATTCTGCCAGAGATTGTACCCTTGGAATCGGGGCCGGGCAAATGTCGCGAATTGATGCGTCGCGTATCGCGGCCTGGAAAGCACAAAAGGCAGGGTTATCGCTACAGGGCAGCGCGGTCTGTAGCGACGCATTTTTCCCGTTTGCAGATGGGTTAATTGCGGCTGCCGAGGCTGGAGCAACTACTGCAATACAACCTGGAGGTGCCATACGGGATAAGGAGGTAATCGAAGCTGCGGATGCGCGGGGAATGGCTATGGTTTTCACGGGAACCCGGCATTTTAAGCATTAATTCCCCTACTGCCTCGCAGCTTTCCTATCCGTTCATTTTGCTGCCTGGACTTGGAAGTAAAGGCCCTCGGAAACCCCGCAAAATTTGCATGTTCTCTGCCTTTTGCGCAATATACACACCAGGAAGATGGGGTTACAGCAGAAGGGACCAGGCTGTACTTTGCGATAGGGCCCGTTTTCTTTCCTGCTTTAGGAGATCCCCACTACTTTGCGGGAAC
Proteins encoded in this region:
- the purH gene encoding bifunctional phosphoribosylaminoimidazolecarboxamide formyltransferase/IMP cyclohydrolase translates to MKVSRALISVFDKAGLVSFASRLGELGIEMLATSGTARTLQVEGIPVMEISEFTGFPEILGGRVRTLHPKVHAGLLYLREREQHVQEVLAHGIQPIDLVIVNLYPFAETASRRGITLEEALEQIDIGGPSMIRSAAKNYRYVTVVTDPADYASVLEDLETNAGETTCKLRKRLAAKAFSTTSSYDAGITKYLSQEQEAHNRFMLDLPLACCLSYGENPHQNAKLYGSFFDYVDKLHGRELSYNNILDISSAVALIVEFTEPTIAILKHTNPCGVGSDSDLKGAWMKAFSTDRLASFGGVVVINRPITLALAQAIAEVFIEVIIATGFETGALSLLQRRKNLRLMRILQRPPMDTWEAHSVAGGMLIQDMDPPNVGGLGHKVVSSRPPDPREIEAMSFGWKVVKHVKSNAIVYSARDCTLGIGAGQMSRIDASRIAAWKAQKAGLSLQGSAVCSDAFFPFADGLIAAAEAGATTAIQPGGAIRDKEVIEAADARGMAMVFTGTRHFKH